The DNA window CTCAGCCCTGGCATTGGAATCGGACAGAATAATAAACCTTCCTAAGCTGAAAACCCACTGTCAGATGACCTTGACCATGGGGGTTAAAAACCTGTTCGGAACGGTGGTGGCCCAGAGAAAGGCGGCCTGGCACTACAGAGTCGGACTGGATAGAGAGAACTTCGCCCGGCTGCTTTTGGAGATATGGACGACATTGCGCCCCGGCTTGACCGTAATGGACGGGGTGATCGGCATGGAGGGCAGAGGTCCGTCCAACGGATCGCCAAGACGGTTCGGCACTGTGGTGGCCTCGGACAACGCTCTGTCCATGGATCTTGTAACGGCCGAGCTAATGTCCTTGGACCGATCGAATTTTCCTCTGAGAAAGGCGGCCGAGACGGCTGGCATGGTCCCGAAAAACATACGGATAAAGGGAGATCCCATCACAGGGGAAACCTTCGAAAAGGTTCAACTTCCTCCGCCCGACTCGCTGAGGCTTCTGCCCTCCTGGATGGACCGTTTCGGAAGGGAGCTCCTGGCGGCCAAGCCGGAGCAGGACCGAGAAAGCTGTATCCTATGCGGTAGATGTGTGGAGATATGTCCCGCCGACGCCATAACCATGAGAGGTAGCCACCTGGTCTTCGACTACGGAAAGTGCATAAGGTGCTACTGCTGCCATGAGATGTGTCCCGCCGACGCCATAAGACTGAGACAGAATATCCTCCTAAGAGGTCTGGAAGTCCTGGGTCGCTAGAACCATTTGCACCTGAACGGCATAATCCTGTAATATGAGTCTGAAAAGACAGCCCACCGCCCAAGGAGGCACTGAGATGCCCCAACCCTCGGAAAGCTTTCACGAGACAAAGGAAAAGATAAAGAAATCCGTCGAGGAGATGCGTCGGTCTCAGCTCACCGCTACCCTTGAAAAGCTGGCGAACCGATCTCCTAGGGTACCGGAGATATCGACAGTAGAGATATGGCCCGAGGGAGATCAGGAAATCGGAAGAAAATACGTGGTCGTCAAGTGCGCCTATAGGACGAGGACTTCCGGAGGAGCTACCGGGCTGGTCGTCTTCCTCGCCGACGAGACCCTGGGAGAACCGGAGCTTCTGTGCCTCTGGACAGGCTACGGAGGCGGACTGGGAGAGGCGGACATAGACGCTTCATGGCAGGCCCTGGCCATCCTCATGGAGAGGCTCGAGGCCCCTCAGGACAAGCTGCTCCACGAAAAGACCATGGAGACATTAAAAAAACGGCTGTCTCCTCCTACTGTCAACCGTATGGCATCCGACGATGAGGACAGACGAAGACAGGTCATGGAGGACCTCCAGCACGAACTGGAACGGGAGCTAGGGCTGAGTCTGGAGATGAAGTTCGGAATAGAGAAGGCCACTGGGGAGGACCTCGGCAAATTCAGAGAGAGTAGAGAGGAAAAGAGAGAGAAAAAAGAGGAAAAATCCAGAACGGACTCCGCCGAGATAGACCATCTGACTCTGCTGTGCGGCGTAGTGGTGGATCCGGTCAGAGGTGAGCCGGTCTCGACCCTTCGACCAGGCGACACTATATACGTCAACATAAAGGACGGCTCCGCCATAGCTCACGCCCTAAGACAGGTGATGACGAAGGGGAACATCGACAAGATCCCTGTAACGCTTCTCTCGACGAAAACTACCGAGACCGGCAACGTCGAACTCAAGGTCGAGCTGTCGGACGGAATATACGGTAAGGCTCTGGCGGGAGAAAGCTACAAAATATCGGTATTAAGGGAGGACAGCTCACCGAGGATAATCGGGTTGTCGTTTTATCAGATGCTGTTCGCTCTGACGATGGCGGGACTGCTGATGATAATAGCGGTGCATCTGCTCATCGACTGACATCAGAATGGGAGACGGGGAGAAGAAGATGGAGAGAAAAAAGCTGAAAGCGGACGAAAAAGCGTTTCACATGGTCATCGACAGGATCATCGCTCACAGGATACGCCCGGGAGACAAGATCTACGAACCGGACCTGGCGGAAGGGCTTCAACTAAGCAGGACCCCAGTAAGGCACGCCCTCAGCCGTCTCGTGGCCGAGGGCGTCCTCGAGAAGACCAGGGGAAAAAGAGGCTACACCCTGCCGATACTGACCCAGCAGGACATGGAGGATGTATTCGACGTCAGATCATGCCTGGAGGGCAAGGCAGCCTACCTAGCAGCACGAAGGAGGACCTCCGAGGACCTCTCTTACCTCAGAGAACTCAACGAAAGAGAGCGATCCCTCTACCATCTGGGACAGAGAAAGGAAGAGTACGCAGAGGTAAACGAACTCTTCCACTCTAAGATCGTCGATATATCCAGAAACGAATATATATCCCGTTACTTCCGCCAGGCATACTGGCGTTCCTCGCTGTACACCTTCCATTTCGGGCTCTTCTACAACACCGACATGATGGGCTCGGAACAGTCCTTTTCCGATAAAGGACACCACACATATAGAGAGCACAGGAAAATAATAGACGCGGTAGACTCCGGCGACTCCTCCCTTGCCAGAGAGCTGATGGAGGACCACATCCACAACACCATCAGGAGAAGAGGACTGCAGGTCTCCCCTCAATAGGGGAAGGCCATCCTGCCGGACAGATTGGACTCGGTCAGTCGTTCCAGATCCCTCTCCACCAAGATCGTGGGATCGACCATGCGACCACCGACCGATACACCGAAATGAAGATGAGGACCGGTCACCCTTCCGGATCGGCCGGTCTTACCTATCACCTCACCGGATCGAACGAACTGCCCCTCCCTCACATCGATCTCGGACAGATGAAAATACATCGACACCACCGACCCCCCATGGTCGACATAGATCGACTTGCCCGCGTAATAATGATCTCCGGTGAGGACGACCCGTCCAGACGACGCGGACTTTACAGGAGTTCCCACCGAAGCGCGATAATCCACCCCTCCATGACGGCTCCTAGGGATGCCGTTGTAGATCCGTCTTTTCCCATATACGCTGGTGACAATTCCCGAGACGGGACGAACCATCGGCAAGGACCAGTACAACTCGGGAGAATGGGCTCTCAATACCTTCCTGACGGCCTTTCTCTCTCTGGCTATCCTGTCGCGCTCCGAGCCGGGGGGATTCACCATGGCGGGGGGAACCGAAAGCCTCTCGGCAGGGTATGATTTTGAAATAACGTCTATCTTCCACCGAGACATGTAGTTGACCCCTTTCGACCTCACCCATATCTTAACCACATCTCCCTTGGCAGACGATCTGGCGACATCTGTTCCCAAAAGAGCGACCCCCTTCGAAACTCCTCCCTCCGCAACGGACAGCGACATGGGGTAATTCCTACCCCTCCAGGATAAAGTACTTTTCTCCACGTCCCCACTTACAGTCAGAGAAACCACGAAAGGCTCTCCCAAAGACACCTTATCGGGAGCATCGAAAGAGACCTCCAATGCCGAAGCACCGGATATCGTCCATAGAGAAAGCAAAACGGACAGAGAAAACTTCAGTCCCGTCCTCATCCGTCCGAACCCAGTTGAAAGCGACACGAAACCAACTCCTTCCTAGAATCAGTCCATTATACCGGCAACGCCGGGACGGCGAGGATAACATAATTGAAAAACTAGACTGTATATAGGTAATATTGATATAATAACCTTGGGGTAGAAACACATAGACGATTGGAGGGGATCACATGTCCATCAAGGGGAAATTCGTATCTATGGTAGCGGCCGTACTGGTCATAATAGTCGCAATGACAGGGATCACCTATTTCAGGAGCCAAAGTATCCTGGAAAACCAGGTAATCAAGACCGGTGAGGAGACCGTCAAGACAGCGGTGCTCACTGTGGAGGAGAACTTCGGGAAACTGTTAGCCATGCTCAAAAACGCCTCTGTGGCTATACAGAGGGCCTGGGATGAAGAGGGTCTACAGGAGGCGGAGACCCTGGAGGATCTCATGGCCTCGTTGCTGGCCCAAAACGGAGAATTCGGAGTGCAGGACATTTATTTCGGCCTGGAGAAAAACGGCAAGCTGCCTATCGGATCGAGGGCCAATATGGCGGAGGATTACGACGCCAGAAAGAGAGCCTGGTATGCCGACGCCATGAAGAAGGGCTCCGGCATGATAGTCACCGAGCCATATATCGACCTGATAACCAACAAAGCGGTCATATCGGCGGCCATGACGGTCGAGAACGGCGACGGCGAGATCATCGGAGTGATAGGGGTGGACATAAGTATGAACGCCCTGGTCGATTTCGTCGGGAAGCTGAAGCTGTTGGGAGAGGGACATGGACTTCTTCTCAGCAAGGCGGGCATGATAATAGCCGGACCGGTTGAAAAGGACATCATGAAGGTCAACCTCTCCGAAAGCGACGAAAAAGACGAATCGGTCAAGACAATGGGCAAGGAGATGGTCTCCGGGAAATCTGGCTCCGCCGTAATAAACTGGGAGGGAGAGAGGTTCGAGGCCTTCTACGATAACACCGCCCAGGGACTCTCCCTGGCAATCCTCTATCCCGTGGAGGCCATAGACGCCCTGGTAAGGGGGACCACCTCCATACAGATAGCCGTAGCGATAGTGGCCCTCCTGGCTGTCGGACTGGCCGTGCTGGTCACCTTCAGAAGCATAGTTCTTCCTCTCAGAAAGGTCGCTAGCATGGCGGGCGAGGTCAAGGACGGCGATCTCACTGTAGACCCCAGATCCATAAATTACAGGGCCAAAGACCCTCTCGGCACCATGATAGACGCACTTTCCGTCATGGTGGAAGGTCTTAGGGAGACCATGCTGGGGATAGTCGAGGAAAGCAAAAAGATAGCTGACAGCTCCACCGGACTGGCCGCACTCAGCGAGCAGAGCAGTGCATCCATGGAGGAGGTCCGTCACTCCGTCGAGGAGGTATCCACACTGGCGGAGAACAACGCCGCTGCATTGGAGGAGACCAACGCCGGAGTAGAGGAAGTATCGTCCAGCGCCTCTATGGCGGCGGAGTCGGCCACTAAGGGAACGGAGGCGACGGAAAGGGCCTCCCAGACCTCAAGCAAGGCCGTATCCATAGTGGCGGATATAATAGGCAACGTCAAAGAGGTAGGAGCCAAGGCGGGAAAAAGCGTAGAGGCCATGACCGCCCTCAGCACGTCGGTCCAGGAGATAACCGGTTTCATAGCCACGATCAACTCCATAGCGGACCAGACGAACCTTCTGGCCCTCAACGCAGCAATAGAGGCGGCCCGAGCGGGAGACGCCGGACGAGGCTTCGCGGTCGTGGCGGAAGAGGTAAGAAAGCTGGCGGAGGAGTCGGGCAACGCCGCGGGCAAGATAGGGAACCTCATAGAGGAGCTCCAGTCTCAGACCAAAGACTCGGTAGCGATAACCCAACAGGCCGGGGATCTCATGAAACAGACGGTGGTCCAGGCCGACGAGGCCAAGAAGGGACTGGACGAAACCTTGCAAGAAATTGCCGTGGTCAACGACTCTATGCAGAACATAGCGGCGACCTCGGAAGAACAGGCCGCTTCGGCTAACGAGATGGCCAACGCCGTCGACCAGGCTTCTAGATCCACCGTCGACATGGCCCATAAGGTAGGAACTATCAAAAAAGCCGCGGAGGAGACCTCTTTGGTCTCAAGTAACGTAGCCAAGGAAGCTGAGGCCATGTCCTCCCTGGTGGACAACATAGAGAGACGGTTAAGCAAGTTCAAGACTGAAAGATCCAAAGAACTGGCCCAAAAGTAGCATCAAGAAACGGAAAAGAGGCGGGGTGCCGGACAGAGGCATCCCGCCTCTTTTTTCTTTCTGCCAGGGGAATAGATTAAAGACCAGCCAGAACAGAATTCAATATCGTCTGATACATATCGCCTATAATACAGCTTATTTATGACTTAGAAGCAGGTAGCAAGCTCTATATATCACGAAAAAAAACATAAACTCATGCTCCAGATCTACTTTGTTGTATGCACAGTTGTATTTTGAACCAATATTACGTATGATGTTCTGGCGTTCTGAGAAAAATCTACTTTATCATTTTCATAATTGGGAGGTATATAGGTGATTCAACAGTTAGTAAGCACAGCAAACGGCATTCTGTGGGGCAAGCTGATGGTCTGGCTGCTTCTAGGCACTGGCATCTTTTATTCCATAAGGTTGGGGTTACCTCAGGTCAGACATTTCGGCCATATGTTCTCGGTCATATTCAAAGGTCGAAAGTCGGCAGAAGGAGGGATTACCCCTTTTCAGGCCTTATGTACGGGTCTGGCTGCCCAAGTCGGCACAGGTAATTTGGCTGGGGTCGCCACCGCCATAGTCTCGGGAGGCCCGGGAGCAATATTCTGGATGTGGATAACGGCATTGGTCGGGATGGCCACCATCTTTGGCGAAGCCACATTGGCCCAGATTTTCCGGGTTAAGAGCAGCGACGGGACCTACCGAGGAGGACCGGCTTATTACCTGGAAAAGGGACTAGGACAACGATGGATGGGGGTTCTTTTCGCCTTCTCCATAATCGTGGCTATGGCCTTCATCTTCAACGCGGTTCAATGCAACTCCATAGCAGCAGGTCTTCGAGGGGCATTCCAGCTCAACGAACTATACGTGGCCATAACGGTGATAATACTGACCGCTCTTGTCATCTTCGGAGGGCTCAGAAGGATAGCCCAGGTAGCGGAGGTAATCGTCCCTCTCATGGCCGGTCTCTATATACTGGGTTCGCTATATGTGGTACTCACCCACATTTCAGAGATCCCCGCCGTGTTCTCCCTCATCTTTAAGAGCGCCCTTGGCCCTAAACAGGTCGCAGGAGGGGTCTTGGGACATACCGTGGCCATGGCATTCCGTTACGGAGTCGCCAGAGGACTTTTCTCCAACGAGGCGGGTATGGGGTCCACACCCAACGCTCACGCTACAGCCGACGTCCGACATCCGGCCAGGCAGGGTTTCACCGCTATGGTGGGAGTTTTTGTGGACACTATCCTGATATGTACCGCCACAGCGGCCATAATCCTACTCTCCGGGACGGTCGACAGCGGAAAGACCGGAGTCGAGCTTACACAGCTGGCGGTGAATGCGACTCTCGGCTCCTGGGGTCCTACCTTCATAGCTATCGCTCTCATGTTCTTCGCCTGGACCTCGATCTTAGGCAACTATTATTACGGAGAAAGCAATCTGATGTACATCTTCCCCAACTGCGGTAAATCGGGGTTGACGGTCTACAGACTCATGGTTTTGGGTATGCTCCTTTTCGGTGCGACCAGCTCGGTTCCCTTAGTATGGGAACTGGCGGATTTCTTCAACGCGATAATGGCACTGCTAAACCTCGTCGGCATACTGCTGCTGTCGGGAGTGGTGATAAAATTCATGAAGGACTATGAAAAACAGATTAAGGAAGGAATAGACGATCCCGTGATAGACAAGGAGAAGTTCTCCTTATACTACAACAGATAGGACGATGATTCCCATGAAGGATATCCTCGAAGAGATCTCCAAAAGGAGTAGACTCAAGGCAACGGAGGGAACGATTGCTTCCTATATACCGGAACTGGCGAAGGCCGATCCGGAGGCTTTCGGATTAGCCGTTACAGAATGCGACGGAAGTCAGTATCTGTCGGGAAACTGGGATCACCCCTTTACATTACAGTCCATATCCAAAATAGTCACTCTGGCCCTGGCATTGGAGGAACGAGGACCGGAGAGGGTCTTCTCCTCCGTCGGGACCAGCCCTACGGCGGACCCCTTCAATTCCATAATGAGACTGGAGATGGACGCTCCCCACAGACCGAACAACCCTCTGATAAACTCCGGCGCCATAGTGGTGGTATCCATTCTTCCAGAGGAAGGCCGTGAGAGAAAGATCGACGCCATCATGGATCTCTGTCGAAAACTAATGGCCAACGACTCGATAGACATAGACGACAGGGTCTACCGATCGGAGAAGAACACCAGCGACAGAAATAGATCGCTCGCCTATTTTCTGAGGAGCGTAGGCAGCCTGAACGGAGATATCGAGGATATCCTAGACGTGTATTTCAGACAGTGCAGCATAAAGACCTGCGCCAAGGATCTATCCATAATGGGGGCGACCTTCGCCTGCGACGGCCTAAACCCCATATCGGGAAAACAGATAATATCTCCATCCACGGCCAGAACGGTGAGGGCAATAATGACGACCTGCGGAATGTACGACGGCTCGGGAGAGTTCGCCGTGAAGGTGGGAATCCCTGCCAAAAGCGGCGTAGGAGGAGGGATCCTCGGTACGGTTCCCGGAAGGATGGGCATCGGCGTGGTGAGCCCTCCTCTGGACGAGAAGGGAAACTCCGTAGCCGGCCTCGCTGCGATGAAGGAGATATCGGAAAAACTCAGATGTCGAGTGCTATGACGAGATGCTAAAAGCCCGGAGCCCATCGATGGGCTCCGGGCTTTCACTCTCTCCATCCAGATTTTTCCAGGATCCCTTCGATCTCTTCCAACAGCTCCGATAGGCCGTGTCTCCTACAATAGGAACACTCCTTGGCCGGACGATCGCATATGAGACACCTTCTGGGAGGGAAGCCAAGCTCGCTCCTCCCCAGGGGAGCTCCGTTCTCGTCCAGAACGTCCAGATCTACGATCCTGCCCAAACCGTGGCTTTCTTCGATCGCCAGAGCCCTTTTTTTAAGTTCCTTGCCGGAAAGATCGACCACCCAGTGGACGGAAGGGCCGTCGGCACCGTCCAGGTCGATTCGCCGAGATAAAGCGGACCCCATGGTCTTTTCGACCTCATCGGAGATTACTTTAATGGCCCAAAAGATCCCGGGAGCGCTTTTATTTGGACCGGGGACCGTCATGGAGAGGGACAACACCGGCTTCCCGTAGGAGCGGGACAGCTCTTTTCTGAGACTCCACCGGGCCTCCCTGGCCGCCAGTATAAGGTCCATGGATTCGTACCCCAACTCAGGATACCTCCGATATCCGGTCGATTACCCTGCCGTCACGATACTCCACTATCCCCACCGTTCGCCCCTTAGGCCGATAGGTCCGGGGAATACCGGTTATGGAGAGGGCGATCTCCCTGAGCTCCCCAATCGACATGACCGGAAGCCCAGCTCGGTCGAGAGTTTCCCTCAGTTCCGGCCGAGCTGGGTTCACCGCCATGCCTCTCTCCGTTACCAGAAGATCCACCGTATCACCGGGAGTGCTCACAGTGGTAACTCTGTCGACGACTATCGGCAATCTGGACCTCACCAGAGGGGCCACGACCACCGCCAACTTCGCTCCGGCGGCTGTATCGCTGTGACCTCCAGACCCTCCGATTATCCTTCCGGAAGAGTCGGTATGGACGTTTACGTTAAAGTCCAGATCTATCTCGGTCGCCCCCAGTATCACCACGTCCAGATCGTCCACCAGAGGTCCCTTGGTTCCGGGGCTGGCGTATAGAGAGGCGGAAACCTCCACGTGTCTCTCGTCCTCGGCTATCGACTTTACTGCCTCCAGGTCGAAGCACTGGACGTCGTAAAGCCGTTTGACCAGACCTTCCCGAAGAAACCTCACCATGTGAGAGGTTATTCCTCCCATTCCGAAGCTCCCGACGACTCCTAGGTCCCTCATTATATCCCTCAGATAGGAGGCGGCAGCCAAGGAGGCTCCGCCAGCTCCCGTCTGAAAGGAAACGCCGTCGGCCAACAGCCCCGACGCCTTTATCGCCATGGCGGCATATCTAGCCATCACCAACGCGACTGGATCTCTGGGCATCCTGGTGGTGCCAGAGACTATGCCGGCGGGATCGCCGATGGAATCCACCGTCACCACCGCATCGACAAGGCTCTGATCTATCGACGCCGGAGCCACACGGTCCACCGGGTTGTCCGTTACGGCCAAGACCCTCTTGGCACAGCGAGCGTCGGCCATGGCGTAACCGAGAGAGCCGCAGGCGGAAGGCCCCTTCGTCCCGGTGAGGTTTCCTCTTCCATCGGCGGAAGGAGCAGCCACAACGGCTATATCTATTGGCAGCTCGCCCGACTCTATCGCCCTGGGTCTTCCTCCATGGGTTCTGAAGATCACCGGCTCCATCATGCCCCCTCGAGAGACGAAATCGGCCACGGGACCGCTCATGTAGTTGACCTCGAGACGGGACACCGTTCCCCTGCGGATATGTTCCACCAACGGCGCGTGTACCGGAAAGATAGAGCTGGCCGCGACGGTCAATCCCGATATTCCAAGCGAGGAAGCCGCATCCAACGTCCCGTTCAGCACCGCATCGCCGTTTCTGAGGTGATGATGGAAGGACAGTATCATTCCGTCGGTCAATCCCATAGCCTTAAGGGCCTCTCTCAGACTCCCGATCATCTTATCTCTCAAGGACTACGCCTCCCCTCTCATGGCCAAGGTCTTTCTGGCCCTTGCCGCCACCGGGGCGTCCACCATCTTACCTCCGACCGAGACAGCTCCCTTTCCTGCCCTCTCTCCCTCCTCGAGGGCCCGAACGACCGCCCTAGCCCACTCCATTTCCTCGTCGGTGGGGGTGAAGGCCCGGTTTACCGCCTCCACGTGTCTGGGAGATATCAAAGCCTTGCCGTCGAATCCGATGGATCGGGCGAAAAGGGTATCTTTTTCCAATCCCTCCATATCGTCGGTATCGGTGAAGGGTGTATCGATGGCATCGATCCCCGCGGCTTTGGCAGCCATAACCATACGTCCCCTGGCGTAGGAGATCTCCTCTCCGTCAACGGTTCTGGGAACGCCTAGGGCAGCGGTGAGGTCCTCCGCACCCAGCAGCATCCCGGAAACCCTACGAGCCGCTGCAATACCTCTAGAGTTCTCTACCCCTGTGGGAGTCTCGACCAAAGCGATCACGTCCAGGGCCCCTTCCTCCCTGCCGACCTTTTTCTCCACGTCGGAGAGGGCTCGATCAAGCTCCTCCATCTCGGCTCGACTCTGGGCCTTGGGAAGCATGATCGAGTCCGCTCCTCCGGCTACCACCGCCCCCAGGTCCTCCAACCATATGGGACGGTCCATGGAGTTTATCCTGACGATCCTCTCGCACCCCTTCATGGGAAGAGCCGCAAGAGCGTTTCTGACGAGTATTCTAGCACCGTCCTTCTGCTCCTGGGCGACGGCGTCCTCGAGATCGAAGATGATTCCGTCGGCCCCGAAGACCCCGGCGTTGGCTACCATTCCCGGATTGTTGCCAGGCACGAACAGGAGGCTCCGTCTTCTTTTCATCTGTCACCCTCGCAGCCACGCAACAATGCTGTTTCCACCCGAGCCCTTAATGTACAGTCGAGAGCCCCTCTGTCCTTGACGGACAGGATACAGCCATCCACGGAGAGATTCTTCAAAACCTCCATGACCGATCTTTCTATAGCTTCCCCGAACTGAGCCTTTACCACGCTCTCTATCTCGACTGAAAGCTCGTTCGAGGGCTCTACCGTCACCATTGCATCGTTGGATTCCATTGAACCGGCGACGGCCATTCTCAGGATCTTCAAAGAGAACACCTCCAAAACGAAAATGGCGCCGGAAGCCATAAAGCCTCCGACGCCGTAAAAGCCGGAACTATCCCAGCACGGGAAGCAACAGGCTTACCAATATCAAAATCAGAGCACCTCCGAGACGTGAGGATATCTGAGCGAAGGGCATAAGCTCCATCCTCTTGGCCGCGGACAGAACCGCGACGTCCCCGGTTCCCCCCATGTTGGCCATACAGAGACCGGCGGTTATGGCCGACTCGACGAAGTTGAAGCCCACTGCCATCCCGGCAAATCCCGCCCCGACGACAGCTCCGAATACCACGACCGCCACCAGGACTATATACTGAATAGACACGGCGTTTATGACCGCTCCGAGGTCGGTATAGGCCACCCCTATACCCACGAGAAGCGCGGCGGTAAAGTTCTTGGCCACGAACTTATACCACATATTACAGCTCTTCTGGACCGAATCGGGAACGAGGTTGAATATCTTGCACATAGCTACCGCTATTATCATTAGGGCGTAGGAATGGATCATAGGCACCACTTTGTTCAAAAGAACTCCCAGAATGAAGAAAACGCAGGAAACCATTACGCCTACTCCCATCATCTCTATGTTCGGAGTTATCTCCTCTTCTTTCTCCACCTTGAAGTCCTTCATGAGGTGTCCGTTGCCGGTCAGGGAAGGACGAGCCTTGCCCAGTTTGTCCAACAGTCCGGCCGCCACGATGGACATAACGTTACCCAGGGCCAGGGCCGGGATAAGTATGGACAGTATATCCTTGGTATCCATCTTGGTTATGGTGCTGAATATCTGGGACATCGGCACCGCACCGGCTCCCATGCCGCCTCCCATTATAGGCATTGCTATGTGCATTATACCCTGCTGCCATCCATAGCCTATCATACCTGCCACCACGGCTGCCAGACCACAGGAAACCAGCACCGCCGCCAACAAAGGAGCGGCGTATCTAGCTCCTGCCTTTATAAGCAGATCCGAGCTTATTCCGAGTATGCTTCCGCATATCAGTGCCGCTATGTAGAAATTGAGGAACCCCCCGCCCTTCATGAAATCGGTGATTATCTTGACGGTGGAATCGGGCATGACGCCGAAATATACCAGGGCTGCCGTTCCGAATATACAGACAAGAGGAGCCCCTCCTAGATATTCGTTGACCACGGGGGTTTTGTCCCCGATCTTGTCCATGATAGCGCCCATGGTCATCATGGCAGCCAGGGCCCCTATCATTCCCTTGGGCAGTTTTCCTATATACATCGCCAGGATCACGAGCCCCAGACACACCGCGAAAAGAACGGGGGAAAGCCCCCAGATGGTAAAACTCTTTCTATCCGTCTGCACGGTCATATAGATCGTCTCCTCTGCTGTCGTTGTATTACGCTCTGGCTATCCCGGCCTTTCTAGCCGCCTCCGACACCGCTTTGGCGACCGTCGGGACGACCCTCTCGTCCAAGGCCTCGGGAATTATCCTCTCGGAGGAAAGTTCATCGTCCGAAACCAGTCCGGCCAGTGCGTAGGCCGCGGCCAACTTCATCGACTCGTCGATATCGCTGGCCCTCACGTCCAAAGCCCCTCTGAATATGCCGGGAAAGCCGAGACAATTGTTGATCTGGTTCGGGAAATCGCTGCGCCCTGTGGCGACGACTGCCGCTCCGGCCTTCACAGCCTCGT is part of the Dethiosulfovibrio russensis genome and encodes:
- a CDS encoding DUF362 domain-containing protein; amino-acid sequence: MTIVSFRKCSSYEGIKDVIARTIDDLGGMRRFVSPGDSVLIKPNMLGAYSPDRAVTTHPSMVKAMTEMILDCGGKPTIADSPGIEKFSKVAEKTGIAQVGKILGVPVVPLGDSRPVPGKRDDRFRGLEISALALESDRIINLPKLKTHCQMTLTMGVKNLFGTVVAQRKAAWHYRVGLDRENFARLLLEIWTTLRPGLTVMDGVIGMEGRGPSNGSPRRFGTVVASDNALSMDLVTAELMSLDRSNFPLRKAAETAGMVPKNIRIKGDPITGETFEKVQLPPPDSLRLLPSWMDRFGRELLAAKPEQDRESCILCGRCVEICPADAITMRGSHLVFDYGKCIRCYCCHEMCPADAIRLRQNILLRGLEVLGR
- a CDS encoding DUF4899 domain-containing protein, with translation MPQPSESFHETKEKIKKSVEEMRRSQLTATLEKLANRSPRVPEISTVEIWPEGDQEIGRKYVVVKCAYRTRTSGGATGLVVFLADETLGEPELLCLWTGYGGGLGEADIDASWQALAILMERLEAPQDKLLHEKTMETLKKRLSPPTVNRMASDDEDRRRQVMEDLQHELERELGLSLEMKFGIEKATGEDLGKFRESREEKREKKEEKSRTDSAEIDHLTLLCGVVVDPVRGEPVSTLRPGDTIYVNIKDGSAIAHALRQVMTKGNIDKIPVTLLSTKTTETGNVELKVELSDGIYGKALAGESYKISVLREDSSPRIIGLSFYQMLFALTMAGLLMIIAVHLLID
- a CDS encoding GntR family transcriptional regulator, translated to MERKKLKADEKAFHMVIDRIIAHRIRPGDKIYEPDLAEGLQLSRTPVRHALSRLVAEGVLEKTRGKRGYTLPILTQQDMEDVFDVRSCLEGKAAYLAARRRTSEDLSYLRELNERERSLYHLGQRKEEYAEVNELFHSKIVDISRNEYISRYFRQAYWRSSLYTFHFGLFYNTDMMGSEQSFSDKGHHTYREHRKIIDAVDSGDSSLARELMEDHIHNTIRRRGLQVSPQ
- a CDS encoding M23 family metallopeptidase; this translates as MSLSTGFGRMRTGLKFSLSVLLSLWTISGASALEVSFDAPDKVSLGEPFVVSLTVSGDVEKSTLSWRGRNYPMSLSVAEGGVSKGVALLGTDVARSSAKGDVVKIWVRSKGVNYMSRWKIDVISKSYPAERLSVPPAMVNPPGSERDRIARERKAVRKVLRAHSPELYWSLPMVRPVSGIVTSVYGKRRIYNGIPRSRHGGVDYRASVGTPVKSASSGRVVLTGDHYYAGKSIYVDHGGSVVSMYFHLSEIDVREGQFVRSGEVIGKTGRSGRVTGPHLHFGVSVGGRMVDPTILVERDLERLTESNLSGRMAFPY
- a CDS encoding methyl-accepting chemotaxis protein, whose amino-acid sequence is MSIKGKFVSMVAAVLVIIVAMTGITYFRSQSILENQVIKTGEETVKTAVLTVEENFGKLLAMLKNASVAIQRAWDEEGLQEAETLEDLMASLLAQNGEFGVQDIYFGLEKNGKLPIGSRANMAEDYDARKRAWYADAMKKGSGMIVTEPYIDLITNKAVISAAMTVENGDGEIIGVIGVDISMNALVDFVGKLKLLGEGHGLLLSKAGMIIAGPVEKDIMKVNLSESDEKDESVKTMGKEMVSGKSGSAVINWEGERFEAFYDNTAQGLSLAILYPVEAIDALVRGTTSIQIAVAIVALLAVGLAVLVTFRSIVLPLRKVASMAGEVKDGDLTVDPRSINYRAKDPLGTMIDALSVMVEGLRETMLGIVEESKKIADSSTGLAALSEQSSASMEEVRHSVEEVSTLAENNAAALEETNAGVEEVSSSASMAAESATKGTEATERASQTSSKAVSIVADIIGNVKEVGAKAGKSVEAMTALSTSVQEITGFIATINSIADQTNLLALNAAIEAARAGDAGRGFAVVAEEVRKLAEESGNAAGKIGNLIEELQSQTKDSVAITQQAGDLMKQTVVQADEAKKGLDETLQEIAVVNDSMQNIAATSEEQAASANEMANAVDQASRSTVDMAHKVGTIKKAAEETSLVSSNVAKEAEAMSSLVDNIERRLSKFKTERSKELAQK
- a CDS encoding alanine/glycine:cation symporter family protein → MVWLLLGTGIFYSIRLGLPQVRHFGHMFSVIFKGRKSAEGGITPFQALCTGLAAQVGTGNLAGVATAIVSGGPGAIFWMWITALVGMATIFGEATLAQIFRVKSSDGTYRGGPAYYLEKGLGQRWMGVLFAFSIIVAMAFIFNAVQCNSIAAGLRGAFQLNELYVAITVIILTALVIFGGLRRIAQVAEVIVPLMAGLYILGSLYVVLTHISEIPAVFSLIFKSALGPKQVAGGVLGHTVAMAFRYGVARGLFSNEAGMGSTPNAHATADVRHPARQGFTAMVGVFVDTILICTATAAIILLSGTVDSGKTGVELTQLAVNATLGSWGPTFIAIALMFFAWTSILGNYYYGESNLMYIFPNCGKSGLTVYRLMVLGMLLFGATSSVPLVWELADFFNAIMALLNLVGILLLSGVVIKFMKDYEKQIKEGIDDPVIDKEKFSLYYNR